One Phaseolus vulgaris cultivar G19833 chromosome 11, P. vulgaris v2.0, whole genome shotgun sequence genomic window carries:
- the LOC137824617 gene encoding uncharacterized protein, which produces MDLLRNAYSNVSDDEEQPKRQRLSHSSSNPSKRHLPSPSPPLIHQKQPPIPGSYISKRQRALMGPTPPPLPDLVPVLSPFTLSGSISVADIHHNILSLLKSKAKGHQSQNLISEKLSTTLSGHTNAVNAIHWSSTHAHLLASAGMDHTICVWNVWSRNQKKACVLNFHNAAVKDVKWSQQGHFLLSCGYDCTSRLVDVEKGMETQVFSEDQIVAVIKFHPDNSNIFLSGGSKGHIKLWDVRTGKVVHHYNRNLGPILDLEFTRNGKQFISSCDVSQTNISENAIIVWDVSREVPLSNQVYAEAYTCPCLRLHPFDSIFVAQSNGNYVAIFTATPPYRLNKYKRYEGHVISGFPIKCNFSLDGKKLASGSSDGSIYLYDYQSSKVVKKIKAHEQACIDVAFHPIIPNVIASCSWDGSILVFE; this is translated from the exons ATGGATCTTCTGCGGAATGCGTATTCGAATGTCTCAGATGACGAAGAACAACCCAAACGACAGAGATTATCACACTCTTCCTCTAATCCGTCAAAACGACATCTTCCTTCCCCTTCGCCTCCTTTAATCCACCAAAAGCAACCTCCTATTCCCGGAAGTTACATTTCAAAACGACAACGCGCTCTGATGGGTCCCACCCCTCCCCCTCTTCCTGACCTGGTTCCTGTTCTTTCTCCGTTCACGCTATCAG GTAGTATCTCAGTTGCTGATATACATCATAATATTTTGTCGTTGTTGAAAAGTAAAGCAAAGGGTCATCAAAGCCAGAATCTGATATCTGAAAAGCTATCTACAACTTTATCCGGGCATACTAATGCAGTCAATGCTATACATTGGTCATCAACTCATG CTCACCTCCTTGCATCTGCCGGGATGGATCACACAATTTGCGTATGGAATGTATGGAGCAGAAATCAGAAGAAAGCATGTGTGCTAAACTTCCACAATGCAGCCGTCAAAGATGTGAAATGGTCTCAGCAAGGGCACTTTCTACTTTCTTGTGGATATGATTGCACATCACGGTTGGTCGATGTTGAAAAGGGAATGGAGACTCAGGTTTTCAGTGAAGATCAAATTGTTGCAGTTATAAAGTTCCATCCAGACAATTCAAATATCTTCCTTTCTGGAGGTTCAAAGGGCCATATCAAATTATGGGATGTCAGAACTGGCAAAGTAGTGCATCATTATAATAGAAACTTAGGTCCGATTCTCGATCTTGAGTTCACAAGGAATGGGAAGCAATTCATTTCTTCTTGTGATGTATCTCAGACTAATATAAGTGAGAACGCTATTATTGTTTGGGATGTGTCAAGGGAGGTACCGTTGTCTAATCAG GTTTATGCAGAAGCTTATACATGTCCTTGCTTGAGGCTCCACCCATTTGATTCAATCTTTGTTGCTCAGTCTAATGGAAATTATGTTGCAATCTTTACTGCCACCCCACCTTACAGACTCAACAAATATAAGCGATATGAGGGCCATGTGATCTCTGGGTTTCCAATCAAGTGCAATTTCAGCTTAGATGGGAAAAAACTCGCTTCTGGCTCTTCAGATGGCTCTATCTACCTTTATGATTATCAGTCATCCAAAGTTGTGAAGAAAATCAAGGCCCATGAGCAAGCATGCATAGATGTTGCCTTCCACCCCATTATACCTAATGTTATTGCTTCATGCTCGTGGGATGGAAGTATTTTGGTATTTGAGTAG